The Fragaria vesca subsp. vesca linkage group LG2, FraVesHawaii_1.0, whole genome shotgun sequence genome includes a window with the following:
- the LOC101295885 gene encoding nuclear transcription factor Y subunit B-3-like, with amino-acid sequence MADSDNDSGGGHNSPKSELSPREQDRLLPIANVSRIMKKALPANAKISKDAKETVQECVSEFISFITGEASDKCQREKRKTINGDDLLWAMTTLGFEEYVEPLKVYLQRFREMEGEKSSMAARDKDSSGGVVGFEGGGAGAGGGGVYWQQQPQPGHVYGGGGFHQMGVGGVGIGKGGSGTNMGRPR; translated from the coding sequence ATGGCGGACTCCGACAACGACTCCGGAGGCGGGCACAACAGCCCCAAGAGCGAGCTCTCGCCGCGGGAGCAGGACCGGCTGCTGCCCATTGCCAACGTCAGCAGGATCATGAAGAAGGCTCTGCCGGCCAACGCCAAGATCTCCAAGGACGCCAAGGAGACTGTGCAGGAGTGTGTCTCCGAGTTCATCAGCTTCATCACCGGAGAGGCCTCCGACAAGTGCCAGCGCGAGAAGCGCAAGACCATCAACGGCGACGATCTCCTCTGGGCCATGACGACGTTAGGGTTCGAGGAGTATGTGGAGCCGCTGAAAGTGTACTTGCAGCGGTTTAGGGAGATGGAGGGGGAGAAGAGCAGCATGGCGGCGCGTGATAAGGACTCGAGCGGCGGGGTTGTGGGGTTTGAGGGAGGAGGAGCAGGAGCAGGAGGAGGGGGAGTCTATTGGCAGCAGCAGCCGCAGCCGGGACACGTGTACGGCGGCGGGGGGTTTCATCAGATGGGTGTTGGTGGGGTTGGGATTGGAAAGGGGGGGTCTGGGACCAACATGGGTAGACCCAGATGA